One stretch of Syntrophorhabdaceae bacterium DNA includes these proteins:
- a CDS encoding selenium metabolism-associated LysR family transcriptional regulator, which produces MDIKHLETFLRVASLKSFTKAASELFLTQPTISKQLSDLEKSLGVKLIDRTKRSVSLTKAGEILLKYAKDLQCLKKEIIDEISAFKGLEKGSIAIGASNIPGIYILPQVFSFFKKKFTNIYIKLVISDSKDITASMSEGIYDIGFVGTKDTTAKLEYRKFLDDQIVFIAPLNYPDTILINHLSEYPIILREPGSGTRNHFEKTIKSIHNPKESLFKIAAEITDTESIKNAVKGGLGISYMSKIAIKDDLKNGTLKVINIKDMPMIKRSFYIVTRRGKTITPHVQAFIDIAQQWGSILANDSA; this is translated from the coding sequence ATGGATATAAAACATTTAGAGACATTCCTCAGGGTAGCAAGCCTTAAAAGTTTTACAAAAGCAGCGAGCGAGCTATTTCTTACCCAGCCCACCATCAGCAAACAGCTTTCAGACCTGGAAAAATCCCTTGGCGTAAAATTGATCGACAGGACAAAGAGAAGTGTGTCATTGACAAAGGCAGGGGAGATACTTTTAAAATATGCAAAGGACCTTCAATGTCTTAAGAAAGAGATTATCGATGAGATTTCTGCCTTCAAAGGATTAGAAAAAGGCTCTATAGCTATAGGGGCAAGTAATATCCCTGGTATCTATATCCTGCCACAGGTATTCAGTTTTTTTAAAAAGAAATTTACCAACATATACATAAAGCTTGTTATATCCGATTCAAAGGATATAACTGCCAGTATGTCTGAGGGTATATATGATATAGGCTTTGTAGGCACAAAGGACACCACAGCCAAACTTGAATATAGAAAATTTCTCGATGACCAGATTGTCTTCATTGCACCTCTAAACTACCCTGACACAATCCTTATCAACCATCTTTCCGAATACCCTATTATTTTAAGAGAACCAGGTTCAGGAACAAGGAATCACTTTGAAAAGACAATAAAATCAATCCATAACCCAAAAGAATCTCTATTTAAAATAGCAGCAGAGATAACAGATACCGAATCAATTAAAAATGCAGTCAAAGGTGGCTTGGGCATATCTTATATGTCAAAGATAGCAATAAAAGATGATCTTAAAAATGGGACATTGAAGGTCATTAATATAAAGGACATGCCCATGATAAAAAGGTCATTTTATATAGTAACGAGGAGAGGCAAGACCATCACGCCCCATGTTCAGGCTTTTATAGATATTGCACAACAATGGGGTAGTATTTTGGCGAATGATAGTGCATGA
- the gltX gene encoding glutamate--tRNA ligase encodes MVKTRFAPSPTGNLHIGGARTALFNYLYAKHNNGIFVLRIEDTDLERSKEEYTQDILDGLKWLGILWDEGPIFQRDRMELYREHAYRLLKQGLAYRCYCSPEVLEEKRKNALKENRKPNYDRTCRDKNLPHSDKPYVIRFKAPLNGHISFNDIVRGRITFNCEELDDLVILRSDNTPTYNFTVVVDDALMGITHIIRGDDHINNTPRQILIYQALGYTLPEFAHVPLIHGKDKARLSKRHGATSLLEYRKEGFLPDALVNYLARLGWAYGDQEVFSKEELIEKFDLNHVGRSPAIFDMDKLSWLNSYYIKKTDDTILAEMLEHVLEMEKITIDNREKIVPVAKSLKERSKTLKEMASMAKFYFIDEVEYEEKAKEKFLTLETRQILEMFLNEFENLHMPEEESEKKIIEDIVNKTNRKVVDVIQPIRVALSGRTASPGIFEVINILGKEMVVKRIKRAINSIS; translated from the coding sequence ATGGTTAAAACAAGGTTTGCCCCTTCCCCAACAGGAAATCTTCACATAGGCGGGGCAAGAACAGCGCTTTTCAACTATCTCTATGCAAAACACAATAACGGCATATTTGTTTTAAGAATAGAGGATACAGATTTAGAGAGATCAAAGGAGGAGTATACGCAAGATATCCTTGATGGCCTAAAGTGGCTTGGAATATTATGGGATGAAGGACCCATATTTCAGAGAGATAGGATGGAGCTATACAGAGAGCATGCATACAGGCTCCTTAAGCAAGGGCTTGCCTATAGATGTTACTGCTCTCCTGAGGTTCTCGAGGAAAAGAGAAAAAATGCCTTAAAGGAAAATAGGAAACCAAATTACGATAGAACTTGCAGGGACAAGAATCTGCCCCATTCAGATAAGCCTTATGTAATCAGGTTTAAAGCGCCTCTTAATGGACATATCTCATTTAATGATATTGTCAGGGGCAGGATAACCTTTAATTGTGAGGAACTCGATGACCTTGTTATCTTAAGGAGCGACAATACACCTACATATAATTTCACCGTGGTGGTAGATGATGCCCTCATGGGTATAACACACATAATTAGAGGCGATGACCATATCAATAACACACCAAGACAGATACTCATCTATCAGGCACTGGGTTATACACTCCCTGAATTTGCCCACGTCCCTCTTATACATGGTAAGGACAAGGCGCGTCTCAGCAAGAGACATGGTGCTACATCTCTTTTGGAATATAGAAAAGAAGGTTTTCTCCCTGATGCCCTTGTTAATTATCTTGCCCGCCTTGGTTGGGCATATGGTGACCAAGAGGTTTTCTCAAAAGAGGAATTGATAGAAAAATTCGACTTAAATCACGTGGGCAGGTCACCGGCAATCTTTGACATGGATAAGTTGAGTTGGCTTAACAGTTATTATATCAAAAAAACAGATGACACAATCCTTGCAGAAATGCTCGAGCATGTCCTTGAGATGGAAAAAATAACCATAGATAACAGAGAAAAAATTGTCCCTGTTGCCAAAAGTTTAAAAGAACGTTCAAAGACATTAAAGGAAATGGCATCCATGGCAAAGTTCTATTTTATAGATGAGGTTGAATACGAGGAAAAGGCAAAGGAAAAGTTTCTTACCCTTGAGACAAGACAAATACTTGAGATGTTTCTTAATGAATTTGAAAATCTCCACATGCCTGAAGAAGAGTCAGAAAAAAAGATTATCGAAGACATAGTAAATAAGACGAATAGAAAGGTAGTGGATGTAATACAACCAATTAGGGTTGCCCTTTCAGGCAGGACAGCAAGCCCTGGGATTTTTGAAGTTATAAATATACTGGGAAAAGAGATGGTTGTAAAAAGAATCAAGAGGGCAATAAATTCAATATCATGA